The Streptomyces taklimakanensis nucleotide sequence GGCTGCGGCACGGCCACCCCCGTCTCCGCGACGACCTCCTCCGGCCGCCCGATCCCGTCCAGGATCCTGCGGACCCCGGCCACGGTCTCCGCGCCGCCCGCCTCGGTCCGGCGCCGCTCGATGTCGGCGCGCACCCGGTTCACCAGACGGGCCCGCTCGGCGGCCGTCATGCTCGTGCCGTGCGCCAGATCGCCGATCCGGCTCAGATAGTCGAAGACGAGTTGCTCGCTCTCGATTCCCACCGAACTCTCCAGCGGCTCCCGGCCCTTGGCGCCCGCACACACCCGTACGCCCCGACCGTACCGCGTACCGGCGTCGGTGGAACCGATCCGGCACAGCGTGCCGGTACCGTGGTACGGATGACGCCAGAGCCCGAAGCGCGACGCCGAGCAGCCCCCCGCACGCTCGCCGACGAGCTGCGCTCCCGTCCCGACGACGCGCTCGCCGAACTGCTGCGGGCCCGCCCCGACCTCCTCTCGCCCGTCCCCGGCGACCTCTCCCAACTGGCCACCCGGGCCGGTACGCGCGTGTCGGTCCTGCGGGCGTTGGAGCGGCTGGACCGCTTCTCCCTCCAGGTCGCCGAGGCGCTGGCCGTCGCGCCCGACCCCTGCCCGTACGAGGAGCTGGCCGCCGGGCTGCCCGGCGGCCAGGCCGAACTGCCGCGCGCGCTGGCGCTGCTGCGCGAGCGCGCGGTGGTGTGGGGCGGTGACGACCGGCTGCGGTTGGTGCGCACCGCCCGCGAGCTGCTCTCCCCGACCGCCAAGGGACCTTCCACGACCGGTCTGGGCCCGACCCTGGCCGAGGCGGCCACGGGGATGTCGCCCGGCCGCCTCCAGGAGATCCTGGCCGCCGTCGAGCTACCCGCCACCCACGACCCGGTGAGCGCGCTGGCCGCCCTGACCGGGCTGTTCACCGACCGGGAGCGGATGGCCGCCCTGGTGGAGCGGGCACCGGAGGAGGCCCGGACGATGCTCGCCAAGCTGACCTGGGGTCCGCCCTGGGGCGAGGTCTCCGACTCCCCCTCGCCCCCGGTGCGCTGGCTGCTGGACCGCGGGCTGCTGCTGCCGGCCGCGCCCCGGACGGTCGTCCTGCCCAGGGAGGTGGCCCTGCATCTGCGCGGGGGCCGGATCCACCGCCGGCTGGAGCCGCTGCCGCCCGTGCCCGAGCCGGTGCGCGCGTACCCGAGGGAGGCGGTGGACGGGACGGCCGCGGGCCAGGCGTTGGCCGCGCTCACCGTCGTCGAGGAGTTGCTGACGCTGTGGGGAACGGCGTCCGGGGCGCCGCCCGTGCTGCGGGCGGGCGGTCTGGGCGTGCGGGACCTCAAGCGCACCGCCGTCGCCCTGGACGTGCCCGAGCCGGTGGCCGCCTTCTGGATCGAGCTGGCCTACGTGGCCGGGCTGCTGGCCTCCGACGGCGAGGCGGACGAGCGGTACGCGCCCACGCCCGCGTACGACGCCTGGCTGGAGTCGCCGCCCGAGCGGCGGTGGGCGCGGCTGGTGGGCGCCTGGCTGACGGCCACCCGACCGGCCGGACTGGTCGGCGAGCGCGACAGTCGGGGGCGCTCGCTCAACGCGCTCGGCCCCGGTCTGGACCGTGGCCCGGTGCCCGAGCTGCGTCGCCGCACCCTGGCGCTGTTGGCCGAGTACGCCGCCGGGGACACCGGGGCCGTCGAGGTGGCGGCCCCGGAGGCCGACGCGGTGGTGGCTCGGCTGGACTGGGAGTGCCCGCTGCGCGGCGGCCCGAAGCTGCGGGAGCGGATCGTGCGGTGGACGCTCCGGGAGGCCGAGCTGCTGGGCGTCACCGGGCGGGGCGCGCTCGCCTCGTACGCGCGCCCCCTGGTGGGCGCGGACGCCGGGGCGTCCGCCGCCCCGGAGCACGCGGCGGAGGGCGGGCCGGGGCCGGCCGCCGAGGAGGCGGCCGCCCTCCTGGCCTCCCGTCTCCCCGAGCCGCTGGACCACGTGCTGCTCCAGGCCGACCTGACGGCCGTGGCCCCCGGTCCGCTGCGGCGACCGCTGGCCGAGACGCTGAACGTGCTGGCCGACGTGGAGTCCAAGGGCGGCGCGACGGTCTACCGCTTCACCCCGCAGTCCGTGCGCCGCGCCCTGGACGCGGGTCGCACCGCCTCCGAGCTGCACTCCTTCCTGGCCACCCACTCCCGCACCCCCGTCCCGCAGCCGCTGACGTACCTGATCGACGACGTGGCACGACGGCACGGGCGGCTGCGGGTGGGCGCGGCCGGCGCGTACGTCCGCTGCGACGACGACACGCTGCTCGCCGAGATCGCCGCCGACCGCCGTGCCGCCGGCCTGGGCCTGCGGCTGCTGGCGCCGACGGTGCTGGCCGCCCGGGCGGATCCGGGCGCGCTGCTGGAGCAGTTGCGCGCGATGGGCTACGCGCCCGTCTTCGAGTCGTCGGAGGGGGACGTGGTGATCCACCGCGCCGACACTCTGCGCACCCCGCCGCGCACCGCTCCCGATCCGGTTCCGGACGGCCCGCCCGTCCCCGACACGCCCCTGTTGGCCGCCGCCGTGCGCGCCATCCGGGCGGGCGACCTGGCGGCGACCGCCCCGCACCGCCCCCGGCAGCCCGCTCCGGCCGTGCCCGACGGCCGCCCGCCGCGCACCACCGCGGCCGACACCCTGGTCACCCTGCGGTCGGCGGCCCGCACGGGGACGCCGGTGTGGATCGGTTACGTGGGCGCGGACGGCACCGCGGGGCAGCGGATCATCGAGCCCGTCCGGGTCGAGGGCGGCTTCGTCACCGCGTACGACCACACCGCCGAGGAGGTCCGCACCTATCCCGTGCACCGCGTCACGGGCGCGGCGGAACTGGCGGACACGGACGACTGAGGCGCCCCGTGGCGGCGCCCGCGCCGACCACGCGGTCCGGCCGCGGCCGGTCGTCCGTCGGCGTCGCCTGTCGGCGGCATGCGGCACACTGGACGGTCGGCCCGCGCACCGCCCGTGCGCGGCGCCCCGCCACAGGCAGGAGGACCACCGTGACCGGACCGCTCATCGTCCAGAGCGACAAGACCCTGCTGCTGGAGGTCGACCACGAGCAGGCCGAGGCGTGCCGCCGCGCCATCGCGCCCTTCGCCGAGCTGGAACGGGCCCCGGAGCACATCCACACCTACCGGATCACTCCGCTGGGGCTGTGGAACGCCCGTGCCGCCGGGCACGACGCCGAGCAGGTCGTCGACGCCCTGGTCACCCACTCCCGCTACCCGGTGCCGCACGCGCTGCTGGTCGACGTGGCCGAGACGATGGCCCGCTACGGGCGGCTGCGGCTGCTCAAGCACCCCACCCACGGCCTGGTGCTGGAGACCACCGACCGGCCGGTGCTGGAGGAGATCCTGCGCTCCAAGCGGATCCAGCCGCTGGTCGGCGCCCGCGTCGATCCCGACACCGTCGCCGTGCACCCCTCCGAGCGCGGTCAGATCAAGCAGTCGCTGCTCAAACTGGGCTGGCCCGCCGAGGACCTGGCCGGCTACGTGGACGGCGAGGCCCACCCCATCGAGCTGACGGAGGACGGCTGGTCGCTCCGCCCCTACCAGCGGCAGGCCGTGGAGAACTTCTGGCACGGCGGCTCCGGCGTCGTCGTCCTGCCCTGCGGCGCGGGCAAGACGCTGGTGGGCGCGGGCGCGATGGCCACGGCGAAGGCCACCACGCTGATCCTGGTCACCAACACCGTCTCCGCCCGCCAGTGGAAGAGCGAGCTGGTGCGGCGCACCTCGCTGACGGAGGACGAGATCGGCGAGTACAGCGGCGCGAAGAAGGAGATCCGGCCGGTCACCATCGCCACGTACCAGGTGCTGACCACCAAGCGGAAGGGCGTCTACCCCCACCTGGAGCTGTTCGACTCCCGTGACTGGGGCCTGATCGTCTACGACGAGGTGCACCTGCTGCCCGCGCCGGTGTTCAAGTTCACCGCCGACCTCCAGGCCCGGCGCCGCATCGGTCTGACGGCCACCCTGGTGCGCGAGGACGGCCGCGAGGCCGACGTGTTCTCCCTCATCGGCCCCAAGCGCTTCGACGCGCCCTGGAAGGAGATCGAGGCGCAGGGCTACATCGCCCCGGCCGACTGCGTGGAGGTCCGCGTCGACCTCACCGAGTCCGAGCGGCTGGCCTACGCGACGGCCGAGTCGGACGAGAAGTACCGCTTCTGCTCCACCACCGCCTCCAAGCAGCGCGTCACGGAGGCGTTGGTGCGCCGCCACGCCGGTGAGCAGACCCTCGTCATCGGCCAGTACATCGACCAGCTCGACGAGTTGGGCGAGCACCTGGACGCGCCCGTGATCAAGGGCGACACCGGCAACGCGCAGCGCGAGAAGCTCTTCGACGCGTTCCGCTCCGGCGAGTTGTCGGTGCTGGTGGTCTCCAAGGTCGCCAACTTCTCCATCGACCTGCCCGAGGCGACCGTCGCCATCCAGGTGTCGGGCACCTTCGGCTCCCGCCAGGAGGAGGCCCAGCGGCTGGGCCGCGTCCTGCGGCCGAAGGCCGACGGCCACGAGGCGCGCTTCTACTCCGTCGTCGCCCGCGACACCGTCGACCAGGACTTCGCCGCCCACCGCCAGCGCTTCCTGGCCGAGCAGGGCTACGCCTACCGCATCGTGGACGCCTCGGAGCTGCTCGCGGACGACCTCGCCGACGAGGCGGAGGCGGACGAGGTCGGGTAGCCTCCCCGGTCCCGGGGTCCACCAGGGGGAGGAACGACGATGCGCGAACCGTACCCGTCGATCGAGCCGTACGAGACGGGCATGCTCGACGTCGGCGACGGCGACCTCGTGTACTGGGAGGCCTGCGGCAACCCGGACGGCAAACCCGCCCTGGTCGTCCACGGCGGGCCGGGCTCCGGCCGCGGGGCGGGCGCCCGCCGTCTGTTCGACCCCGACCGGTACCGCGTGGTGCTGTTCGACCAGCGCGGTTGCGGCCGCAGCACCCCGCACGCGAGCGACCCGGCCACCGATCTGCGGAACAACACCACCTGGCACCTGGTCTCGGACATGGAGCGGCTGCGCGAGCACCTGGGCGTCGACCGCTGGCTGCTGTACGGCGGCTCGTGGGGCTCCACACTGCTGCTGGCCTACGCGGAGCGGCACCCGGAGCGGGTGTCGCAGATCGTGATCTCCGGCGTCACCACCACCCGCCGCTCGGAGATCGACTGGCTCTACCGGGGCGTGGCCCGCTTCCTCCCCGAACAGTGGGAGCGCTTCGTGGCCGGGGTGCCGGACGCGCCGCGCGACGGCGACATCACCGAGCTGCTGGGGGCGTACGCACGGCTGATGGAGCATCCGGACGCCGCGGTGCGGGAGAAGGCCGCCGACGACTGGTGCGCCTGGGAGGACGCGGTACTCTCCGGCGAGCCGTACACCGGGCCCGCCCCGTTCGGCGGCCGCCCCTCGGCCGCCCGGCTCGCCCTGGTGCGGATCTGCGCCCACTACTTCTCGCACGGCGCGTGGCTGGAGGAGGGCGCGCTGCTGCGCGAGGCCGGACGGCTGGCGGGCATTCCGGGGGTGCTGGTCCACGGCCGGCTCGATCTGAGCAGCCCCCTGGAGACGGCGTGGGAGCTGGCCCGCGCCTGGCCGGACGCGGAGCTGACCGTCGTCGGCTCCGAGGGCCACCTCGGCGGCACCGCCACCCTCGCCCACGTCCTGGAGGCGCTGGACGGCTTCGCCCGGCGGTGACGGCGCGCGGCCCGTCGGCGCGCCGGTCCGTCGGCCCGTCGGCCCGTCGGCTCCGGGGCGGCAGCCCTCAACGTCCCGTCGACTCCGCCGGACGGGGCGGGTCCGACGCCGAGGCCCCGCCCCGGCGCCGCTCACCGCGCGCCGGACCGACGGGAGCCGGGGACGTCGTCCGGTGTCCCGCGCGCCCTTCCCGGCGCAGTCGCCACGCCGCGTACCCCAGCAGGGCCAGGCCCAGGAGCGGGTAGGGGGAGGCGAGGGGCTGCTGCCACCAGGGCAGGTGGAGGTCGAGGTCGCCGGAGTGCGGGACGAGCCAGTGGGTGCGGGCCGTGAAGAGCACGGCGACGGCGGCCGCGGCGTACGGCGGCCACCGCCGGCCGGACGGGGCGCCGCCCAGCACGGCGAGCAGCGGCACGCACCACACCCAGTGGTGGGACCAACTGATCGGGGAGACCAGCAGCGCCGTGCCGGCGACGGCCGACACCCCCCACGCCTCCCGTCCCCGCCGGTGCGCCGTGCGGGCCAGCCACAGGCCCGCGAGTCCGACGAACGCCGCGGGCACCGCCCACCACAGGCCGGGCTCGGGGGTGTGGAGGAGACGGGCGAGGAGCCCCTGGAGCGACTGGTTGTCGACGATCCACGCCTTGCCGACGCGCCCGGTCTCG carries:
- a CDS encoding DNA repair helicase XPB; its protein translation is MTGPLIVQSDKTLLLEVDHEQAEACRRAIAPFAELERAPEHIHTYRITPLGLWNARAAGHDAEQVVDALVTHSRYPVPHALLVDVAETMARYGRLRLLKHPTHGLVLETTDRPVLEEILRSKRIQPLVGARVDPDTVAVHPSERGQIKQSLLKLGWPAEDLAGYVDGEAHPIELTEDGWSLRPYQRQAVENFWHGGSGVVVLPCGAGKTLVGAGAMATAKATTLILVTNTVSARQWKSELVRRTSLTEDEIGEYSGAKKEIRPVTIATYQVLTTKRKGVYPHLELFDSRDWGLIVYDEVHLLPAPVFKFTADLQARRRIGLTATLVREDGREADVFSLIGPKRFDAPWKEIEAQGYIAPADCVEVRVDLTESERLAYATAESDEKYRFCSTTASKQRVTEALVRRHAGEQTLVIGQYIDQLDELGEHLDAPVIKGDTGNAQREKLFDAFRSGELSVLVVSKVANFSIDLPEATVAIQVSGTFGSRQEEAQRLGRVLRPKADGHEARFYSVVARDTVDQDFAAHRQRFLAEQGYAYRIVDASELLADDLADEAEADEVG
- the pip gene encoding prolyl aminopeptidase, translating into MREPYPSIEPYETGMLDVGDGDLVYWEACGNPDGKPALVVHGGPGSGRGAGARRLFDPDRYRVVLFDQRGCGRSTPHASDPATDLRNNTTWHLVSDMERLREHLGVDRWLLYGGSWGSTLLLAYAERHPERVSQIVISGVTTTRRSEIDWLYRGVARFLPEQWERFVAGVPDAPRDGDITELLGAYARLMEHPDAAVREKAADDWCAWEDAVLSGEPYTGPAPFGGRPSAARLALVRICAHYFSHGAWLEEGALLREAGRLAGIPGVLVHGRLDLSSPLETAWELARAWPDAELTVVGSEGHLGGTATLAHVLEALDGFARR
- a CDS encoding helicase-associated domain-containing protein, with the translated sequence MTPEPEARRRAAPRTLADELRSRPDDALAELLRARPDLLSPVPGDLSQLATRAGTRVSVLRALERLDRFSLQVAEALAVAPDPCPYEELAAGLPGGQAELPRALALLRERAVVWGGDDRLRLVRTARELLSPTAKGPSTTGLGPTLAEAATGMSPGRLQEILAAVELPATHDPVSALAALTGLFTDRERMAALVERAPEEARTMLAKLTWGPPWGEVSDSPSPPVRWLLDRGLLLPAAPRTVVLPREVALHLRGGRIHRRLEPLPPVPEPVRAYPREAVDGTAAGQALAALTVVEELLTLWGTASGAPPVLRAGGLGVRDLKRTAVALDVPEPVAAFWIELAYVAGLLASDGEADERYAPTPAYDAWLESPPERRWARLVGAWLTATRPAGLVGERDSRGRSLNALGPGLDRGPVPELRRRTLALLAEYAAGDTGAVEVAAPEADAVVARLDWECPLRGGPKLRERIVRWTLREAELLGVTGRGALASYARPLVGADAGASAAPEHAAEGGPGPAAEEAAALLASRLPEPLDHVLLQADLTAVAPGPLRRPLAETLNVLADVESKGGATVYRFTPQSVRRALDAGRTASELHSFLATHSRTPVPQPLTYLIDDVARRHGRLRVGAAGAYVRCDDDTLLAEIAADRRAAGLGLRLLAPTVLAARADPGALLEQLRAMGYAPVFESSEGDVVIHRADTLRTPPRTAPDPVPDGPPVPDTPLLAAAVRAIRAGDLAATAPHRPRQPAPAVPDGRPPRTTAADTLVTLRSAARTGTPVWIGYVGADGTAGQRIIEPVRVEGGFVTAYDHTAEEVRTYPVHRVTGAAELADTDD